The Acidobacteriota bacterium genome contains the following window.
GTCATCAAAGCATTTGAACGCACCGTCGCCGGTTTGTGGGAAACCTGGAACGATGAAGAGCCGGAACCAATTCGGATCTTGCGCAATGAAGCCAAAGGCGATCAAAGAGTGCTGACCGTGCTTCGCGGCGATGATCTGCTGCGGTTGACGCTCACTGCCCGCAACGGAGCCTGGTTCATTACCGAGCATGAGAACCTTGACGACGCCTTTCAGGATTTTGCCGACGCAATCAACGGGGCACTTGCGCCGGAATCCCGGCGGGGTCGAATTTATGAAATTTCGCTCGACGGAGCGATGAAACACATCGAACGAATCATTGCCGCCGAAGGCGAAAAACCCGAATTGCTGTTATTGAAATCCAGGGTTCTGGCTTCGCAACGAAACGAAGCATTGCTGAACGCAACGTCGGAAAAGGCCGAAGAATCCAACGAAACCAAAAAAGACCAAACGTCCAGGCCGCAGCAGCAGGTGGCAAGCGACGATGTTCCGGTTCAACAGAAATACATCGGATTGTTGAAGCAGATTGTCTCGCGCTGGCCGAGTTTCGCGCCGGGACAATTGGCACTGGGGCGCGAACTGGCTTCCGCAGCAGACGACACCTCCCTTTCGACGCTCAACCCGGACACAGAAGCCGGCATTGCCGCGTTGAAAGCCTATGCCCGACTTGTGCCTGATGACCCGCGCGTGTGGCGTGAGCTGGCACAGGCCTATGAGCAATTGGAAAAACCTGCTGAAGCGGAGGCCGCGTATCGCGCTGCAATCGAGCGCGATAACACGTACCTGGAACACCACGCGGCCCTGGTCAATTTTCTGCTCAATCACGAGCAATTGGAAAAAGCCAAAGCGGCATTTGCCCAAATGCTGAAAGTTTCGACCGACGCCGATGAAGTGTTTGAATCTTTGGACGATGGCGAAGGCTTTGATGCCGACTCGGCGAAAATCCGTGAAGCGTTATTACAGGCATTTCCCAGTGAAGTCGCCGCCAGTCAATCGGCGCTGCGGTTGCTGGCTGATTTGCAAGAAGCACAAAACAAAATCGCCGAGGCAATCAAATCCACGCAACGCGCCATCGCCATTGAAGCCACGGCAGAAGATTACGAATCGCTGTCGCGTCTTTATAGGCATCAGCGCCGGTTCACGGAAGCGCTGGCTGCCGCCAGTCAAGCCTTGAAACTGGATGATTCGGCCATTTATTTGCAATTCGAGCGCGCATGTTCGCTGGCTCAATTGGGTCGCAAACGCGAAGCCCTTACGGCACTGAAGGAAGCCATAGATTCCGACTCCAACCAGTTGTTTGACCTGGACGAACCGGATTTGAAGCCGCTGGTCGTCATGCCAGAATTTAAGGCGCTTCGGGAGAAGATGAAGGAAACTTTGAAATCGCTGAATGAAAAGCCGGAAGAGCAAACAAAACCAGGCAAGCCCTGACGACCGTAATCCAAAGAAAAGCTCCGCCGGTTGTTGCCTGAAACGTAGAATTTGCTAGCATCTTCCGGCGCGAAGTCGCGCAATGTACCCAAACGGATTTTTTTGAGTGATGCCGAATCTTGAACCCAAACATGGCACGGACGTTCTGACCGAAAGCAAGCAGAAGTTACAAAAACCTCCGCTGTACAAAGTTTTGCTGCACAACGACAACTACACTACTATGGAGTTCGTCGTTTTGGTGTTGATGGAAGTTTTTCGTCATCCGGAAAACGAAGCGATTCGAATCATGCTGCAAGTCCACAATCAGGGCGCAGGCGTCGCAGGCGTTTACACGTTTGAAATCGCTGAAACCAAAGCCGCCAAAGTCATCGCGATGGCGCAGGAAAATGAATATCCGTTGCTCTGCACGCTGGAAGAGGAGTAATTCGCAATTGAGAATTGATAACTGACAATGGGTTGTTCCAAAGTAGGCGCAATTATCAATTGTCAATTATCCACTATCCATTACCGAGAAATGATTACCAGAGAATTACAAGCTACGTTGCAACTTGCGGCCAATGAAGCGATCAAGCGCCGTCATGAATTCCTGACCCTGGAACATTTGCTGTACGCAATGACGCACGATCAAACCGCTGCGGAAGTCATTTACAACTGTGGCGGCGACGTTGATCTATTGCGTCGCGAGTTGAATGAATTTTTCAAGGACACCATGACGCCGCTGCCGCATAACTTCGAACGGTACCCGGAACAGACTGCCGCGTTTGAGCGCGTAATTGATCGCGCCATGCATCAGGCTCAATCTTCCGGTCAGGACAAGATTGACGGCGGCAATATTCTGGCTTCGCTGTTTGACGAACATCACTCGCACGCCAAATTCCTGCTCGAAAAACAGAACATCAGCCGCCTGGATATTCTCAATTTCATCTCCCACGGAATTTCCAAACTCGATGGCGAAGGCGAGGAAATTCCACTCGGCGGTGAAGACGATGATGAAGCCGAACCGCAACGTGTCCGCGATCCCCTGTCGGCGTTTACCACCAACCTGATTCAGCGCGCTGCCGAAGGAAAAATTGATCCGTTAATTGGACGGCTAATGGAACTCGAACGCACCATCCAGGTGCTATGCCGCCGCAGAAAAAACAATCCGCTTTATTTGGGCGATCCCGGCGTAGGCAAAACCGCCATTGCCGAAGGCATGGCGCTGAAAGTTCACAACGGCGAGGTTCCCGAAGTCCTGAAAGACGTGGAAATTTATTCGTTGGATATGGGCGCGCTGCTGGCCGGAACGCGCTATCGCGGAGAATTCGAACAGCGGCTGAAAGCCGTCATCACCGCGCTGAAGAAAAAACCGGGCGTGATTTTATTCATTGACGAAATCCACACCATCGTCGGCGCGGGAGCCGTTTCGGGCGGTTCGATGGATGCCTCGAACATTTTGAAACCGGCGCTGGCCAGCGGCGAATTGCGCTGCATCGGTTCGACGACCTACAACGAATACAAAGCTTCGTTTGAACGCGACCGCGCATTGGCCCGGCGATTTCAGACAATTGAAATCTCTCAGCCGAGTATTGAAGACAGTTACAAAATTCTGCAAGGGTTGCGGCCCTATTACGAAGAGCACCACGGCGTAAAATACACCGACGCCGCGTTGCACGCTGCCGCGGAGCTTTCGGCCAAACATATCAACGACCGCTATCTGCCCGACAAAGCCATTGACGTGGTGGACGAAGTTGGCGCGGCAACCAAACTCAAACCGGTGGAAGAACGTCCCGAAGTCATCACCGAACACGAAGTCGAGCTGGTTGTCGCCAAAATGGCGAAAATTCCGCCAAGAACCGTTTCCAAATCCGACAAGGAACGGTTGCAGGATTTGGAATACGATCTGCGAATGGTGATATTTGGGCAAAATCACGCCATCAAACAGGTCGTAGACGCGATCAAACTTTCGCGTTCCGGGTTAGGTGCTCCCGAAAAACCGATTGGCTCATTCCTGTTTTCCGGCCCGACCGGCGTCGGGAAAACCGAATTGGCGAAACAATTGGCCAAAAGTCTGGGCGTGGAATTCCTGCGCTTTGATATGAGCGAGTACATGGAAAAACACACCGTGTCTCGATTGATCGGCGCACCTCCGGGATACGTCGGATTTGACCAGGGCGGTTTGCTGACCGACGCGGTTCGCAAAACGCCATACGCCGTCGTCGTGCTGGACGAAATCGAAAAAGCGCACCCGGATTTGTTCAACATCCTGCTGCAGGTGATGGATCACGCTACGCTGACGGACAACAACGGCAAGAAAGCCGATTTTCGCAACGTGATTTTGATCATGACCACGAATGCTGGAGCGCGCGAATTGAGCGGAAACAGAATGGGATTCCGGCACACGGAACATGGCGGCATCAGCGGCACGGGCAGCAAAGCGCAGGGCGCAATCGAGCGAACCTTCAGCCCGGAATTCCGCAATCGGTTGGACGCCTGGATCGCGTTTGAAAGTTTGAGCTTTGAAAACATCGAACGCGTGGTGGACAAATTCATCGGCGAACTGCGAATGCAGTTGAAAGACAAAAACGTCGAATTGGAATTGGCCGAAAGCGGTCGCGCCTGGTTGGCCAACAAAGGATTCGACAAGCAATTCGGCGCTCGTCCGATGGCGCGACTGATTCAGTCTCAAATCAAGGAAAAGTTGGCCAACGAAATTCTGTTCGGCAGTCTGCAAAACGGTGGCAAGGTCGTGGCGGCGGAAGCTGATGGCGAACTGAAGCTGGATTATCAATCCCCCTCAATTCAAAACGAGGTATAAGCGAATGCAATGTCCAAGCTGTCGCAGCGAAATTCCCGACAATCAATTCTATTGCCCGGTTTGCCGAGCCAGCGTCTACAGTTATGTCCCGGAAAATGTTCGATCCACGGGCAGCCGCGTTGAACGCGCGGGCAAGCGATTGTTGGAGGTGTTGCTGTTTCTGATTCTGGTCGGAGTTGGCGTCGTGCTGGCGCGCGCCATCAAATGGAAAGAATTGCTCGGCGGCGTTCTTCCGGCGGCGACAACTGCCCCTTCGCCAAAATCCGAACACCCGCAAACCTCACAGGCAGATTCTGCAAACAAACGAAAAGCCGCGACTACTCCATCTCCGAAAGCTGCGGAAGAAAAATCTGCTGATCCAAGCAAATCAGTTTCGGCAGAAAGCACGGGCGAGAAAAAAGGATCTTCCGCCAATGAACCAAAACCAACGCCAAAACCGGCCACCCAGCCAACGCCAAAATCTTCATCCAACAACAACTAAACGTCAGGAATTGGATCGTTTTTCGTGTTCGAACTGCCGCGTTGGATCTTCGATGACGCTTTGGTAAGGCACAGAAGCTTCGTTCAAGGCACGATTGGTGTTGCCGTGCTGAACCGGCTGGAATTGAGGGTAAGAGTTTGACAAGGGCGGTTGAATCGTTTTTGTTGCGGGTTTGTTGGTGGGCCTTATCAATCCTATCAAGTACCGGCAAATCAGGACGAGCGAAGTGAAGCCTCCGGCCATAAAAAAGAAAGGCAGTGGTCCATTCCTCCCATCACCTCTGGCTAATTCGTATGTCCCAAGAGTGACAGCAATAAAACCGATCATGCTCAGCAACACCGTGGCGATAAAGACCAGATTGGGCGACACACCGGTTGTGGGTGCGGAGCCACTCACTTCTGAAATGATTTCGCGTGCGCGATCTATGGCCAGCAAGTTGGTTCCGCAACGCGTGCAGAATTTTTGTCCTTTTGAGTTGTCGGTTCCGCAGTTCGGGCAAAACATTTTCGTATTCTCCTCGGTATTCGTGCTAATTTGCCGCCAAGTGTGACCGAGTTTACCACCTCGCCTCGGTCAACAAAATTCAAGTGGGGAATCAATGAACTGGC
Protein-coding sequences here:
- a CDS encoding zinc ribbon domain-containing protein — its product is MFCPNCGTDNSKGQKFCTRCGTNLLAIDRAREIISEVSGSAPTTGVSPNLVFIATVLLSMIGFIAVTLGTYELARGDGRNGPLPFFFMAGGFTSLVLICRYLIGLIRPTNKPATKTIQPPLSNSYPQFQPVQHGNTNRALNEASVPYQSVIEDPTRQFEHEKRSNS
- a CDS encoding ATP-dependent Clp protease adaptor ClpS, with the protein product MPNLEPKHGTDVLTESKQKLQKPPLYKVLLHNDNYTTMEFVVLVLMEVFRHPENEAIRIMLQVHNQGAGVAGVYTFEIAETKAAKVIAMAQENEYPLLCTLEEE
- the clpA gene encoding ATP-dependent Clp protease ATP-binding subunit ClpA, with translation MITRELQATLQLAANEAIKRRHEFLTLEHLLYAMTHDQTAAEVIYNCGGDVDLLRRELNEFFKDTMTPLPHNFERYPEQTAAFERVIDRAMHQAQSSGQDKIDGGNILASLFDEHHSHAKFLLEKQNISRLDILNFISHGISKLDGEGEEIPLGGEDDDEAEPQRVRDPLSAFTTNLIQRAAEGKIDPLIGRLMELERTIQVLCRRRKNNPLYLGDPGVGKTAIAEGMALKVHNGEVPEVLKDVEIYSLDMGALLAGTRYRGEFEQRLKAVITALKKKPGVILFIDEIHTIVGAGAVSGGSMDASNILKPALASGELRCIGSTTYNEYKASFERDRALARRFQTIEISQPSIEDSYKILQGLRPYYEEHHGVKYTDAALHAAAELSAKHINDRYLPDKAIDVVDEVGAATKLKPVEERPEVITEHEVELVVAKMAKIPPRTVSKSDKERLQDLEYDLRMVIFGQNHAIKQVVDAIKLSRSGLGAPEKPIGSFLFSGPTGVGKTELAKQLAKSLGVEFLRFDMSEYMEKHTVSRLIGAPPGYVGFDQGGLLTDAVRKTPYAVVVLDEIEKAHPDLFNILLQVMDHATLTDNNGKKADFRNVILIMTTNAGARELSGNRMGFRHTEHGGISGTGSKAQGAIERTFSPEFRNRLDAWIAFESLSFENIERVVDKFIGELRMQLKDKNVELELAESGRAWLANKGFDKQFGARPMARLIQSQIKEKLANEILFGSLQNGGKVVAAEADGELKLDYQSPSIQNEV